The sequence below is a genomic window from Vidua macroura isolate BioBank_ID:100142 chromosome 10, ASM2450914v1, whole genome shotgun sequence.
AACATTACCATCAGCAGAGCCAGCACTAGTTTTAGCTGGATCAGATTTATTAAGCAAATTCAGATTCCAGTACCAGAAAGGCCCTACATATCTTCAAGTGTGTGGGGTCGGcctctcctgtttctgtttATTCTGGCCGCGGAAGgtttttttcaaacagaatcAAAAAATTAAGTACCCGAGTTCACTTCCATCCTCTgtgcaaattaaaaaacagaagGCCACAAGATGGCACTGGTCAAACGCTCAGGGTATTAACGGAGCGTTGGTAAATGAGCACTGATGATGCTACAAGCCCAGTTTGTAGGGCTATGTCTGCATCCCACACGTGTGCCCGCGTGTCTGGTGAACCTTCTGTAAGTGGTTGATGGCAGAAATACCAAAAAAGTTTAGCTGTGGTCAAAACTAACAGCAGAGGGAACTGAGCAGCCAATTCCTGTGATGGTGATGGCACAGGATGGGCCCTGGGCATTCCTCCATCAGGCAGACAGTGCTGGGGCTCAGCACTCTGCAGGCAGCTTTGGTGCTGTGCCCCGGCTCTAAAAAGGCAAGTTTGGTGCTGTGTCCCTGGCACAAAGGAGGCAAGTTTGGTGCTGTGTCCCTGGCACAAAGGAggcaggtttggtgctgtgccCCTGGCGCTAAAAATGCAAGTTTGGTGCTGTGCCCCTGACAGTAAAAAGGCAAGTTTGGTGCTGTGTCCCTGGCACAAAGGAggcaggtttggtgctgtgccCCTGGCACACACTGGAGAATGTTTCTTCATAGCAGTGCCAAAGCCTGAGCGCAGGGAGAGGAATTGCTAAGGGAAGACAAGCCACAGCACCTTCCCCTCACAACCCTTCTGCACACTGCACCGCAGTATTCGCCCCCAGCTCCCCGCGTTCTCTTTCACAAATTCAGCTCCTTGCCGCCGAAATCGACGAATAAAACCCAGCATTTCTTGAACCCGATGAATAAAATTCGGCATTCCTGAGCTTCCATCACCGCAGGGCTCTCCTAGATAGGATCTCGGCGGGGGCGGGCGCATCCCTCCCACCGCCCGCACTCCGAGGGGAGCGCACGGCAAACCTCGGCGGGGACCGACGCTTCGGGGGCTCCCTTCGGGCTCCCCGGCCGGCCCAGCAGAGCCGGGAGCCGCCTGGACACCCCGACCGCGGGGGGCCGGCCGGGCCCTCCGGGGGAATgcgggggtttgggggtgtcgGGGCGGCGCCGACCGCGCACCCCACGTCTCAGGGGGCGGCGGCTGCTCAGCGCCCAGCGGCGCCGCGCCCGTTTTGTTCTGCTGGGGTCCCCCGGCTGCCCAGGGCGGGCGCGCCGGCCCTCTGCTCCCGGCCGCCGCCGAGGCTGACAGAGACGAACTCTTCGCGGCGGCAGTGGCGCTGAGCCCGCCGACCGCGGCCTCCACGAGGGGAGAGGGCGGGAGCATCCCCGGTTGCGGAGAAGGGACAGGGACCTCAGGGTGGGCCGGGGTGTGGATCCCCCTCGCTGGCTTTTTTTGAGGCCGGAActcttttccccccacccccttccccTGGGCCGCTTCCTTTGCCCGCTGAAAGTCAGCGAGTAAAACAGCGGGCGAGCGTGAGGGGCGCGGCCGCCATTAGGGTTAGTTGGCCATAGGGCCTGCCCACCCCGGCAAAGGCCGCAGAGCCCCGCGCTCGGCCTCTTATACCCGCGGCCGCGCCCTCTGCGTCCCCATTGGTCAGAGGGGCGCCCCCCTCCGCTGCCATTGGCTACGATGGGGCTATGGGGCGGGGCGCGGCTGGTGGCGGGAGTTTGGAACGCGCCGCGTGCTCGCGGGAGCGCGCCTGGAAGGGAGCGCGCCTGCCCGGGAGCGCGCCTGCCCTGGCCCGCGGCCACGGGTCGGGGTCCGCGAGACGCGGCCGGGGCCTGGGACAGGACCGGAGACCCGGGCCCGGGGCTTGCAGCGGGATTTGGGGGCTGGTGCCTGGGGTTTGGAAACCGGTGCTTGCAATTTGGGGGCGGGCGCCAGGATTTGGGGGCGGGTGCCGGGATTTGGGGGCGGGTGCCGGGATTTGGGGGCGGGTGCCAGGGTTTGGGAGGTGGTATCAGGGTTTGGCGACTGGTGCCCGGTGCTTGTGAGTCTAATTTAGGGGCCTGAGCCTGCGCTCGGGTTCATCCCGCCCCACATGAGGAATGGTGGATCCCTGAATGAGGAACCCGGCCAGTCCTCTCCCACCATTCCCCCAAAGCGGGGCTGTGCCAACCCCAccatccccctcctcctcctcccatgCTGTGTTGGATGATGGTTTTTATTCATCTCTGCCCGACCTCTCTTTGTGCAAGGCGGATGCTCCCTGCGGTGCCCCCTGGAGCATTCACCTCGgacccctctgctgctcctcagagaggcttttgtgtgtttgcttttccaCCCTGAGATTTCCATGGAAAAGCAAGGCGTTTTGCAAGCGCCAAGGAGTGTGAAATAATAGTGCAGAGCTCTTGGTTTTCCCAACTTTATTTGTACATATGCTGTGCAGGATTGATCTGGTGAAGAGcctcttaaaaaaaagtattttatatcTATTCAGAAAGATGTATTCACTGACTAAGAAGGAATAAATTCTGCTAGATATTATAATTTTTACTGGTGTGCTACAGACACAAGCTTTTCCCTGCTTGCTCCCAGGTAGCTGTAATCTTGGAttcttttccaggaaaaggaaaatctgctATTTGTTAAGGAAAATCTGTTATAAAAATACGTctattttagaaacattttctgtgcaCTGTGTTAGGCTCAGCCTCCCTGTACTCTGTCACAGTAATCTGCATGGGCTGGATGTCACCGAGGGAAGCAAGGAGCCTTCTGTCCAAACTGAAATCTTCCTAGGAGAAACTCTGACTTTCACCTCAACACCTGGGCCCATGTATTCAGCTTAATTCCAGgggagaagctgccagaaaatACAAGAAAGTACTCGAGTGGAAGTCCTTATGCCAACATGATGGTGATTCATTCATGATAGATTTGGAGCAGAATTTGCCAatccctggcagctctgtgccaaAATCAGGAGGGTGAAAGAGGCTTTTGGGATGTTAAACCCTTGATTCTGAGCCATAATGTCATGGAAGGTGGAAAGCTTTTTCCACATTGCTGGGATTCTTAGTCAGCCCTTCCTTAAGCCTGAGGCACACATAacatcatttttctttaaagccttGTACAAGCAGCTCTTCAGCTCCTGTGACTTGTGAAGTGCCACTTTCAGAATCCATGTTAAATGATCTGAGAGCTCACAGCTGCCCAGGTCAAACTGGAAAATACCAgggggaaagcagcagcctccagggaTTGGTGTCACCGATTGTCACTGTGGGTGACACCGTGGCTGGAGGCTGTCACACAGCTGGAGACAGagtgggagcacagctggactgacacacagagctggcacGGCAGCCTGCTCAGGGGAGGGCTCTGCCAtttcttccccacagcctcccaTTTCCCCAGGACGTGACAATCCCACGCTTTTCTGGATAAGTACAGGAATCAAACAAAATGCAGCGGTATTGGACAAGCACTTTTCCACCCCAGTCTCCATGGCAACACCAGCATCTCTGGCATCTCACCAACATCTTTGGTTAAGGTATATTGGGGATGTCCCAGGTAAAGGACACAGGAAATGTGTACACTTTAATTAtgtgttttttgaaaaaaatgctggGAATGCATTTGACCTGTTCACAATCCAGGCAACTTCAGCTCCTCGGAGAAGGTTTTAGGGTGTATCTTTCCACCAGCTGGAGTTTGACTCATGTTAACCTCTGCGAAAAGTGGCAAAACCACATTCTCTTCTGTAGCTTCTCCTGTTATTTCAGTTCCTGGTGCACTAGAAAATCCAGGAGGATTAGTCACTTCCCCATTCTCCAGATCCAGAGGCCTGCGAAGCAGACACTGCCCGGTTCTGTGCCCAGCTCTCAGCTCTCCTGTCCGCTGGTTCATCACTGCCCTcccctgccagcagtgccaagcaTTCCCCTCCTCCTTGCAATTTCTGGTCCCCACCGATGCTGTCACTCCTGGTGTGCGTGAAgagcacctggcacacctggagAGACGGGCACTGGGGGTGACCCGTCGGCTCTACGGCGGGACAGGAGGCCGGCGGAGGCTGCGGGTCCCGGGGGCGTTTGGCGGCGTCCGTGGCGTGCAGGTCCCGGCTGAGCGCGGGGCTCCGGGCGCGGTGCGGGGCAGGAGGGGGCGCGGAGGTCgcggaggggacagcggggacagatGGGGTGGGACAGCGGGGACGAGCGCAGAGAAGAATTAGAGGGTTACTGGAAAACTCCCCACCGTCGGCGTTTCCGTAGTGTAGTGGTTATCACGTTCGCCTAACACGCGAAAGGTCCCCGGTTCGAAACCGGGCGGAAACACCCGCCAaggtggtttttctttttccctgcgTGCCGGATCGCAGCACTGCTCTCGGCTTCTCAACCGCCGTGCCagagttattttatttaaagccGCGGCGCGGCCTGGCAGGGATATTAAACCCGTTTTACTCCGCAATTTCGCGAGCCGCCCCTGGCGCGGAGGCCGGAACTCGCGTCCCGGAAGCGGCGGCGGCGTCAGCGGGACATGGCGGCCTGAGCGCAGCGCTCAGCCCTCTGTCCCCTCCGCAGGTGCGCGGGGGCCGCGGCgctcgggccgggccgggccgagcggggccgggggacgcgggggccgcggggccgggccgggcgagGCGGGGAGGGCGCTGCGGGctccgtcccgtcccgtccggcggcggggccgggccgggggcgccgcGGGGTTGCGGGTCCCGCGCCCCGGTCGCTGCGACGCGGCCCAAACCCCGGGCCCGGAGGCCGCGCCGGCACCGAGCGGGGACCGCTGCGGAacccggtgccggtgcccggAGCGGCCGCCCCGCGGACTGAGCGCTGGCCGGTCCGAGCCTCGGGCCGCTCCCCGGGGCCCGGGTGTGACACGGTGTGACAAGAACCGGGCTTAGCCGGGCTaatcccggcggggccgggagctcTGCCCCCGCGCTCTGCCGCTGGAAGCGCAGCGGTCCGGGTCGAGCAGCAGCCGCCAGCTCGCCGTCCCTTGCTGCTGCCCGGCTGTCCTGAGTGAGCACGGGCGGGTCCGCACACTGACTGCTCTGTGATCGTTAACTCTGTTAAGGGGTAAAATAGGTGAAATCTTGCatataaattgatttttttttttcttttgctttcgCAGATCAGAAGGTGTCTGCAGCGCGTTCTCAAAATGCAGTATTCCCATCACTGTGAGCACCTGCTGGAGAGGCTGAACAAGCAGCGAGAGGCCGGATTCCTCTGCGACTGCACCGTGGTCATCGGGGAATTCCAGTTCAAAGCCCACAGGAATGTGCTTGCCTCCTTCAGCGAGTATTTCGGGGCCTTTTACAGAGACGCATCTGACAACAACGTTGTCTTGGATCAGACTCAAGTGAAAGCTGATGGATTCCAAAAGCTCCTGGAATTTATTTACACAGGAAACTTAAACCTTGACAGGTAAAGGGGAATAGGGAAATAAACTTAGTGGTAAGGCAGAGCTGGATTTTTTGTAATAAGGTCTGGAGAAACAAATAGCAGTGGATGTGATCAATATTAACAACTTGAAGTTcatctgtttgtttgctttaaaataccCCATGACATGTGAGTACCAAAATAAAGGTGTGTTGTCTGATATTTCACTGATTGATAGTTTCAGTCTCCTGCTGTTTCTCTCTGCTTTGGGGGAGATTAAACATCCTGCACAATTACCAGGAGAGGGAAGGACAAGTGTGTGTCTGGGGTTGAATTACAGTAGtcctttttttcaaaagcacacAGGAACTGTGAATGTGGTAGAGACTTAAGTCTGAGGGATGGATGAGGATAGACACGGTTTTAAGTCACATTTGTTAGAATTTGCATGATCTGttacttaaaattttatatCGCATTGCccaaaagaaatcacagaaaatgtgttttccctcATTACTGCGTTGATTTTGTGCCTTTTGTGCTGCTTCACATACAGTGAGgatgcttttttctttgcagtgccTTTTTCTCAGCAAAAGAGATTTATCTCTCATGAAGGAGGTGTGGCTATTTAGAAGTACCAAGTCCAggatttttacttctttctcaGTGTCTGATGTCAAACCCAGGCTTAAaaactttttgtttctgaagtgtGTAAACTCACACTCAATAATTTAAGTACACAGATgcagggtgttttttttaattagctacAGGCATTAatagcagcagagctgaaattaGTGATTGGTGCTTTGCCAGTTACATGTGAGCAGAACTGTGCAGGGTTCCTGACGTCCATCTGGGACTGCAGCAGGAGAGTTTCTGGATTTTCTGAACAGGTGGAtctctggaggaggaggaaggtgaaaGTACCAAGGAAGGTGAAAATACCATTCTTGTCCAGAGAGAACTATTTGGCTATAGATGACACCTGTCATGTTGTCCTGTGACCCTTCAggggctgatggagctgcttgCAAAGTCTGTTGTCCTCAGAGGTGGTGGGTGCATGAGTGACACCAGGAGGGTACTTTGAACCCAGCACTCACACAGTACAAGGTACTGAAACAGCTGTACTCATATGGGGAGTAATTGTGGCAAGTTGTTTATTGTTAGAAATGAGGTTGTTTACCATGAATCTCTCTTTAAAGTGCTGTAAGTCCATAAATGCACTCGTGGTACATGTTGCCACCTTTTCCAGatcatttttttccatcaagGCATGTGTggcagaaactgaaaaaagagtGTAGTGGTTTAAATGAGGATTTCCTTGGTATTACTGGTTTCTGTGTGCAGCTGATACAGAATTAAGACTGTTGGCAAATTGTTTTATAAAACAAGATTAATACCTGCCATGGAAGTGCTGAGGTGAATGCACTGCTAGTGAATTACCTGAGACCCTGGCCAGAAGGTTTATGAAATggtattttatgtattttattttccagtgttttaccCCTTTGTGCTGTTATTTCAGAGCTGTTTGGACCAACAAGCCCATGTCAGTACCTTTCAAGTTGACTTTTAACTTAAAATTCTACAAGAGGCATgtaactaaaataaaatccccAGTTTGAGGGTCTGCAGACCCCACTAGACACAGACCTGCAGTTCAGGAATAATTGACATTTTAGAGCCTTGTGGCACTACAGCACCGAGAAATTAAATGTTACTGTGTGTTCTCAAAGTTACATTTTCTGCCAGTATAACTCTTCTGCAGCTTCCTGTCTGTTTGTGATACAGTTGATGCAGAACAAATGTTTACTTTGTCCAGAATGTTTCATCCAAGTCTTGTTTCCTTGCAGCTGGAATGTTAAAGAGATTCACCAGGCTGCTGACTATCTCAAAGTAGAAGAAGTGGTCACTAAATGCAAGATCAAGATGGAGGACTTTGCTTTTATTGCTAATCCCTCTTCCACAGAGACATCCAGTATCACTGGGAATGTTGAAATGAACCAGCAGACCTGCCTCCTGACTCTCCGAGATTACAACAAtcgggaggagaaggaagatgctgctgctgcagagctggtcCCACCACAGGCAAAGAAAGCACCTTTAGAGAAGAAATCTCCTCAACCCAAAAAGCGAAAGAAGAATTTCAGCCCCGCCAAAAGCACGGAGAATAAATCCCTACAATATCAGAACGAGGTGGCTGAGAACACGTCCTTTGAGATGTTTTTAGATGCAAATAAGCTGGCCACCCACATAAcagagcaggctgcccaggggagCGATAACTcggagctgcagctggcagcgGTGGTGGAGAGCGAAACGCTGGCAGCACGGGATATCCTGGCCCAGACCATGGCAGCCAAACAGAAACGGGGAAagcctcagcagagctgtgccctgaAGGAGCACTGCATGTCCAACATAGCCAGTGACAAGAGCACTTACCAGCTGGAGAGCTCgggggaggagctggagcagaagtTCTCCAAAGCCAAGCCAGTGTGCAACACCTGTGGGAAGGTGTTCTCCGAAGCCAGCAGCCTCCGTCGGCACATGAGGATACACAAAGGGGTGAAGCCCTACGTGTGCCAGCTCTGTGGGAAGGCCTTCACCCAGTGCAATCAGTTGAAAACACATGTAAGAACTCACACAGGTAAGCCACTGGCCGTGTCTCATGGGCTGTGGAGGCCTGGGATCACACACAGCCTGGGAGGGCAGGACTAGAAAGATTCTGACTTCTTCCTCTTGAAATTTTGTCTGCTGTCGCTGTGAATGCAGAGGCAGACTCAAATAACATTAAAtgtttcagcatttttcagtaCTAAATCGTAGTTTCAATAGCTAAAGAGGACTCTATTATTCTGAACATCTTGATTTCTGGGGAGACTTAGGAGAGCTGGCTGTCCTTCAGCTCTGTAGAGTGGTGGAGTGGCCAAAAACTACTATCAGTAGAGCATGAAAAGCGAGCTGTACTTGATACAAgaatttctgttgcttttttttaaacttcaaaacATAATATATGTTTGAGAACaagagtagggaaaaaaaaatcagtcttaaCTTGTCATGTAGGGTCTTCAAAAAAGGTAGGAGGTTGGCTGAATTACTACAACAtttaggattttattttgtagATGTGCAGCTGAAATGTGTGATGGTGTTATAATCTCTGCATTCAGTAGCATTACCAGGAGCTTGTGTCATATCAAATATCCAAGAGAAATCACTTAGGAGCACTTAAACATTTTAATCCAGCATGTCTGACTTAAAATGAGCAACTAATTGGGAAGATGCAGGGGAGAAGTCCTGTGCTTGTCTTCCCATATGTTCTTTATGTTGGAAAGCTCTGAGCAGAGGTCACAGTTTTTCCAGGAAGCTGTGAAAATGTAGGAAATGTTGAGGAACAGCTGCAGGAGAACACCTTGCTCTTCCTGTGACCTAGGGAGAGAGTTTCAAACTCTGTCAGCCAGGGTCTAAGCAAAGATTCACACACGAGGTGGAGCTTGATTGCAGGATTCAGGGACAGTGCTGGTAGGAATGCCAGCTATACTTTGTACCTCTGAGGGTATTGTAGTGGGAACTTTTGCAAGAGTGGGGTGAGAATTCCACGATGTTGGTTGCTCAATGGCATGCTAGATGTCTTTTACTTTTGAAGTTTTTGTGTACCTTATTTACTCATGAGATTTGATTGTGCACTGCTCAGAGTGGCAGAGAAAGGCATTTTTATACTTTCTAGGACTGCAGAGTTGCACAGGATCTTAGAGGAGACAATTCACCACTAAGAGGACATAAATAGTCAGAGAAGTACCTGTAACATTCTGCAGCAGACACTAATGAGAAATTAGGGAGCACTAGACTGTATGTTGAAGATCTGTTGCTGTTGgacaagcaagaaaaaacagatgatttgttcattttaaatattcagaatgATGAACAGACGTAACCAGCAAAGAGTCTGAAACTGAAGTGGCAGCATTCTTAAAATAATGTGGAGAAGCTGGCactattaaaaacattattacttttttttttttttacccaaacATAATGTGTTAAAAAATAGTCCTGTTATCCTCTGTGTTCTAGCACGTTCCACTTCAGTGGACTGATTACAGGATTTTCCAAGATGTTATTTGTAAGAAGTATTAGAACAGACACCTGAGCTTTGGTCAGGTCATGGATTGCAAAGCTTTCTTATGTAAATACAGAGAGCACGAGGGTGTTGTTTTTCACCAGGGGAGAAGCCATACAAGTGTGAACTATGTGAAAAAGGCTTTGCCCAGAAGTGCCAGCTGGTGTTCCACAGCCGGATGCACCATGGAGAGGAGAAGCCTTACAAATGTGATGTCTGCAACCTGCAGTTTGCAACCTCGAGCAACCTGAAGATCCACGCCAGGTAGGCACAAGTGAGATCTTGCACGTGCTTATCCTTGGGtttatttaaacagaaacaTTCACTCCAGTGTGAGTAAGAGTTACACATGAATGCGATTTCTACTTCTTTTCTTGTGGGACTTCTCTCACAATGCCTAACAGAATAATTGTGTGGAAGTACTTGCTCATTAAGGAGGAGATTTGTGCTGGATGAATGTACAGCCTGAGTCTGGTATCCTTCCTTTAAACTACTTGTAGCACCAGAGAGGAGAGAGTTCTGTGGTGGGAAGTGAGAGAAGTTCTGACTGCCGTCTGCATGGGGCTTTTGGCAATtttggcaggagcaggaatgatATTCCCACGTTAGGAATCATCATCTTATATTTCAGTACCCTAAAGTGCAAAGCATGCTGGGCATGGCCTGTGGTTCAGGGCATGGCCTGTGGTTCAGTTCAGCTGCCTGGGGAGCCGCGGCTGTGCCGATGGCGGAGGGACCGAGCCGCGAGTTTTGCTGTCGGGACCCGCGCGCTCAGGCCGCGCTCGGCTGTTGCCTGTTTGCTGTACCCCGGAGCggtggcaggaggagcaggggacgGAGCCCTCCCTGCGGCCATCCCTCAGCCCCACGGGCCGTGTTGTTGCAGGAAGCACAGCGGGGAGAAGCCGTACGTGTGCGACCGCTGCGGGCAGCGCTTCGCGCAGGCCAGCACGCTGACGTACCACGTGCGGCGGCACACCGGGGAGAAGCCGTACGTCTGCGACAGCTGCGGCAAAGCCTTCGCCGTGTCCAGCTCGCTCATCACCCACTCCCGCAAACACACAGGTACGGGGCGCTGCCGGCTCCTGGAGAGGGGCACGACCCGCAAATCCACCTTGGGATTGTCATCCAGCTCCTTCCTCGTggtgtttttcctttgattcCAGTTTCGGGAGCATTTTGTCTCATTGGACATTCTCTAATTTTGATTTGTTCTTAATGTGTATTCTGGTTTACGTGTTGAAATAACAACGTGCTTGTGTTTCCTTTAGGAGAGAAGCCATATATCTGTGGCATTTGTGAGAAGAGTTTTATTTCCTCTGGAGAGCTCAATAAACATTTTCGGTCCCATACAGGTCAGTTTTCAGACAAGCTGCTTCCTGCACCATAAATTATAATCTGCTTTTACtcttttgcctttaaaatacACTGTACTGGTCTGTACTTGAAAGTAGAACAGTTTCTTAACTTATGTATCTCTGGGTTAACataatgtaaagaaaatattaattaatttttaaaattgccttCAGAGTAGTGTCTGTGCCACAGTGTAGGTGTTGATGAATGATCGAGGCTTTACTTAAAACGTTTGGGTcctcttgctttgttttaaactaTTATTCTGGAAATGATTTTATGCTAATAGTGACACAGACAAAATAAGAGTTACAAAGTTGTATTTCAAAACAGAGCATTGAAATCTGTTATCCTATgtctctgtaattttttttcaacatcaAGTTTATTCTCACTGCCAAACCAATTTTTTTCAGGTGAAAGACCATTTATCTGTGAAATGTGTGGAAATTCCTACACAGATATAAAAAATCTTAAGAAGCACAAAACAAAAGTTCACGCAGGTGAGTTTGTTGTGCAAAGAGAGGTTAAGAAATCACATCTGCTCTTTTGTCTTCCAtgctgataaatatttttgctcatCCAAGGCTAAAATTAGAAAACCAAGGAATTTTGGATAGTAGTTGTTTTTAGGGCCAAAAGCATCTGTATCCCGCCTTGTTCAGCACTGGCTTCATATTCCTTGTCCTGTGTCCATCCTTGTGTATTGACCATAAATATCATATGGAAGAGGGAATAAATGGTGTCTGTGTACatctgggctgggagggagaaggTGAGAAAATGAGCCATGTGCAGAGACAGCGTGGAATTTAGGAAAGCCCCAGTGCAGCAGGAAGCCAGTggtgagggcagggcagcactgaGTGTGGAGagggcctggcagagctggaggggtGATCTGGGAGAGCTGCCAAGGCAGGCCAGCTCTCATGGAGAGacagcaggcagccaggagTGCCTCAGCACTGGAATAACAGACTTTGCAGCATGCTTTGGTAGAGGAAGGGCCAGATACCTGATGAGGCTTAGTCACAGAGCCATCCAAGAGAAGTGGCTGGCTGCGTTCCAGCAGGAAGGCAGCAAGGAGCACACTAACAggatttcaattaaaaatagaaagtaatttttgaagTGACTGGATAAAATCTGTAATGTGTCTGGCTGGAATGGAGTTAAGAAATGTCTTCCAAAGAAGTTTACAGACAAATGATACTTTGTATGCTGCTGTTTCAGCTAAACCAGGATGCTTGGATGTGGCTCTGGTTCTGAGACTTTCTGGGGTGGAAAATCTGAAGGAAACTTCCATGATTACATTTTTTCCAAAGATCCTTTGTATACTGTGATGTTAAGGGTTTGTTATCTCCTGTACTAAGCCAAGTAAAGATCAGGTTGGAGTGCATCATCCTTCCAGTTGTCACACtacaagcagcagcagatgtgaTTCCCAGTGCTTACACTGTATTACAGCTGGCCTGGCTTTGCAGCACATGGAAGCAACAATATCCCAGCTGCCCAGGCAGCCTGTGATACACCAGGTGTAGGCTCTCATTGGAAAGGGAATTTACAGAATCCGTGCACAAGCTTCTGAACAtttctttctgggttttttgttgttgttgtttccaCAGGACCTGAAACTTCCCCTGATTCTACTGCACTTGATAATTCTTTCAACGAACAAGAATCCATTCAGAGTCAGAAAAGTCCTTTATCAGAGTCCATAGATGTGAAACCCTCTGAGATGTCTTTAGCACTTCCTCTCCCCATTGGGACTGAAGACCATCAGATGCTGCTCCCCGTGACAGGGAGCCAGTCCCCTTCATCAGAAACATTACTGAGATCTGCTGTGACCGGATATTCAGAACCTcagtttattttcctgcagcagTTGTACtgacagagcagtgcagagccaTCCAGGTAGTTTGGTAGTGAACTTGGAAATGTTTGGTAAGATGAACAGAATCAAACAACCAGTTGTGCTCTCAGAGTTGGAcatgttctttgttttcctctgtgtaaAGACACCTGTAAGGCATTTCCATTGTGCAGTGCTGGGTTGTGCTAATCTACAATCAAATTTCTATTTGTGATTAACACTGATTTCCAGGAGATGATTCCGGCAACACACCTGCCTTAAGAATTCTCTGTTACATATGTTAATGTGCTTTGGAGTTCTCTTCCCATGTTCTTGCTGATTTGATGTGTCACAGTGTCATttaagaacaaatattttaagcCATAGTTGATAGTTTAGGAAGATTAACCCAAAGGTGTAGGGAGAAATCATAATTTGGATGTAATAGTTAGCCTGCACTCCAAGGTGCAAGAATGGTCCCTGATGAAGGCAGGTCAGTGCTCTGCTGAGGTGCTTGCATAGATTTGCTGG
It includes:
- the MYNN gene encoding myoneurin isoform X1, yielding MQYSHHCEHLLERLNKQREAGFLCDCTVVIGEFQFKAHRNVLASFSEYFGAFYRDASDNNVVLDQTQVKADGFQKLLEFIYTGNLNLDSWNVKEIHQAADYLKVEEVVTKCKIKMEDFAFIANPSSTETSSITGNVEMNQQTCLLTLRDYNNREEKEDAAAAELVPPQAKKAPLEKKSPQPKKRKKNFSPAKSTENKSLQYQNEVAENTSFEMFLDANKLATHITEQAAQGSDNSELQLAAVVESETLAARDILAQTMAAKQKRGKPQQSCALKEHCMSNIASDKSTYQLESSGEELEQKFSKAKPVCNTCGKVFSEASSLRRHMRIHKGVKPYVCQLCGKAFTQCNQLKTHVRTHTGEKPYKCELCEKGFAQKCQLVFHSRMHHGEEKPYKCDVCNLQFATSSNLKIHARKHSGEKPYVCDRCGQRFAQASTLTYHVRRHTGEKPYVCDSCGKAFAVSSSLITHSRKHTGEKPYICGICEKSFISSGELNKHFRSHTGERPFICEMCGNSYTDIKNLKKHKTKVHAGPETSPDSTALDNSFNEQESIQSQKSPLSESIDVKPSEMSLALPLPIGTEDHQMLLPVTGSQSPSSETLLRSAVTGYSEPQFIFLQQLY
- the MYNN gene encoding myoneurin isoform X2; the encoded protein is MEDFAFIANPSSTETSSITGNVEMNQQTCLLTLRDYNNREEKEDAAAAELVPPQAKKAPLEKKSPQPKKRKKNFSPAKSTENKSLQYQNEVAENTSFEMFLDANKLATHITEQAAQGSDNSELQLAAVVESETLAARDILAQTMAAKQKRGKPQQSCALKEHCMSNIASDKSTYQLESSGEELEQKFSKAKPVCNTCGKVFSEASSLRRHMRIHKGVKPYVCQLCGKAFTQCNQLKTHVRTHTGEKPYKCELCEKGFAQKCQLVFHSRMHHGEEKPYKCDVCNLQFATSSNLKIHARKHSGEKPYVCDRCGQRFAQASTLTYHVRRHTGEKPYVCDSCGKAFAVSSSLITHSRKHTGEKPYICGICEKSFISSGELNKHFRSHTGERPFICEMCGNSYTDIKNLKKHKTKVHAGPETSPDSTALDNSFNEQESIQSQKSPLSESIDVKPSEMSLALPLPIGTEDHQMLLPVTGSQSPSSETLLRSAVTGYSEPQFIFLQQLY